A genomic segment from Lutzomyia longipalpis isolate SR_M1_2022 chromosome 3, ASM2433408v1 encodes:
- the LOC129792362 gene encoding F-actin-uncapping protein LRRC16A isoform X10 → MFHKMSARSQLTKDLNESVKALLGRHTKILVKYIVKLETKGDKTENRVLVFTPVRIYLLIAKVPTKIDCHFHYLDIQSIESKRPTHFSITTNERTYSFVTTGDAVNFSSNADVILTDLTSSIKQIFPTVPLKYIIRKIDVQPTERETIFSDELRPSDPRNLGPCGGFSTQYACMCDYHGVPYREEVAWDIDTIYLSHDTRILNLRDFDHLEPKDLMAIISALEYNTFFRGLKVSHTRLSNESLDRILHVLRRSMWLEELHLEALGLRSDFLHKLAVSVITNNNPALRTIDLSHNVIEDKGAIHLAGPIAKVSKGLCKLSLSHCGLTAKGVNQIAHSLSLNQSISNSLTYLDLSGNNLKDDINNLYNFLAQPNVLEHLNISATDTTLENLFGALLRGCGTHLAHLNVSHNSFNTKKGKEIPPSFKQFFTSSLSLKHINISYCKLPMEALKHLLLGLACNESTAGLYLDLSCNQLGSQGAHVLESCIHGVRVLQSLDISDNNLDAEMSSVLTAIGKNPSIKSLHMSRSFTGMKVKHIASVMEALVALVQKDDFPLTELILSENKLRNDIHNFINALGSNQSLQMLDISGNLMGDIGARLLAKALQINNKLRTISMDRNNITLQGYSDIVYALENNYSMKTIPFPVFDIAPSLKNHPEKTDSVMRRMQELLQRNGNGLKRSNGQGFRLQHGFLLSSTHQLIDKLVSETQETMSLRQNSTDTGVQRLLDDAENSKQLLPKLQEAVRCEMHPIEVKLGRVASDLGHVIQAYLEETMETMLRTGVDQCPKSLGNQNVINELRKNCLERLNVSEEFLTNCIVNSAGSEIMNKISEVEQALAGVIADRATDEVVEALTRYRRGLGIADSPHLTYDDLNTPDVLRSRSNQNFKDSIGLMSLETHHGLDLPKLGLDSPTATPHLTSKRRSIAKKVRPQSVVGLGIENLSLGHIPDLLESPVSHRGGVRDKTDENCDSITELPSASLQLQHLVKGRPKRAKTRAPTRPLLQEHTTHGDGLEQFFRPGSVTPTTNTPLVSPTSEECSSLSFVDSPTMSRDENGKFCMTSGETTPILEERRAVKLERSSPLMKGVAWTPRSRSTDNLEKCSPVIGRKSPLVKMNTDASPTAAGQMQQQIVNHETEERLIPPVNHDGNKLRSPSNESIKSHVADLKTTPGNGIVKTPLISPKPRPWSVAGNEAKSDYGSGSDSTKTTPDGIDNDVDVVPIVGQAPGGSIVGISPGIGLGGGSIVGITPGAALERKSVRDMAAGLNRLGGDVS, encoded by the exons AAAGTGTCAAAGCACTTCTTGGACGTCATACAAAAATTCTGGTCAAATATATTGTGAAATTGGAAACGAAAGGTGACAAGACAGAAAACAGGGTACTG GTTTTTACACCAGTTCGAATATACTTGCTGATTGCCAAGGTGCCCACAAAAATAGACTGCCATTTCCATTATTTAGATATTCAATCAATTGAAAGCAAGAGGCCAAcacatttttcaattacaaCCAATGAACGAACTTATTCCTTCGTGACAACTGGCGATGCAGTTAATTTCAGCTCT AATGCCGATGTAATTCTCACTGATTTAACATCGTCAATAAAACAGATTTTCCCAACAGTTCCTCTCAAATACATCATAAGAAAG ATTGATGTACAACCGACAGAACGTGAAACGATATTCTCAGACGAATTGAGGCCGTCGGATCCGAGAAATTTGGGTCCATGTGGTGGCTTTAGCACGCAATATGCGTGTATGTGTGATTATCACGGTGTCCCCTacag gGAGGAAGTTGCATGGGATATTGACACAATCTATCTATCGCACGATACGAGAATACTGAATTTACGGGATTTTGATCATTTAGAACCAaa GGACTTGATGGCGATAATATCAGCCTTGGAATATAATACATTCTTCCGTGGATTAAAAGTTTCCCATACGCGCCTTTCCAATGAATCACTCGATAGAATCCTTCATGTTTTGCGACGTTCAATGTGGCTGGAGGAACTACATTTGGAAGCTTTAGGACTTCG GTCTGACTTTCTTCATAAGCTGGCTGTATCTGTGATCACCAATAATAATCCGGCTCTTCGTACCATTGATTTAAGTCACAATGTTATCGAGGATAAag GCGCCATCCACTTAGCTGGGCCAATAGCCAAAGTTTCCAAGGGACTCTGCAAATTATCCCTGTCACATTGTGGATTAACAGCAAAGGGTGTTAATCAAATTGCCCATTCTCTCTCCCTCAATCAGAGTATTTCTAATTCACTGACCTATTTGGATCTCAGTGGGAATAATTTGAAAGATGACATTAAT AATTTGTACAATTTCCTTGCTCAACCGAATGTTTTGgaacatttaaatatttccgcAACAGACACCACCCTTGaaaat CTCTTTGGTGCTCTGCTACGGGGATGTGGAACACACTTGGCACACCTAAATGTATCACACAACTCGTTCAATACGAAGAAAGGCAAAGAAATCCCACCGTCATTTAAGCAGTTTTTTACGAGTTCCCTCAGTTTGAAACACATTAATATATCCTACTGTAAACTACCCATGGAAGCTCTCAA ACACCTCCTCTTGGGTTTAGCGTGCAATGAGTCCACAGCTGGCCTGTATTTAGACCTAAGTTGCAATCAATTGGGCTCACAGGGAGCTCATGTACTCGAGTCATGTATCCACGGGGTGCGTGTGCTGCAGAGTCTAGACATTAGCGACAATA ATTTGGACGCCGAAATGTCGTCCGTTCTCACGGCAATTGGGAAGAATCCATCAATAAAGAGTTTGCACATGTCCCGGAGTTTTACGGGGATGAAAGTGAAGCATATTGCATCTGTGATGGAGGCTCTTGTGGCACTTGTGCAGAAGGATGATTTCCCATTGACGGAATTAATTTTGTCTGAGAATAAATTGCGCAATgatattcacaattttatcaATGCACTCGGTAGCAATCAATCCCTGCAGATGCTGGACATCAGTGGGAATCTCATGGGAGACATTGGGGCGCGTCTTCTTGCCAAAGCACTCCAGATAAACAATAAACTCCGCACAATTTCAATGGATCGCAACAATATCACCCTTCAGGGCTACTCAGACATTGTCTATGCCCTGGAGAATAATTATAGCATGAAGACAATCCCATTTCCGGTGTTTGACATTGCGCCGAGTCTCAAGAATCATCCCGAGAAGACGGATAGTGTCATGAGGCGGATGCAGGAGCTACTGCAGAGGAATGGGAATGGCCTAAAGAGGAGCAATGGGCAGGGTTTCCGGCTGCAGCATGGCTTCCTGCTGTCCTCGACGCATCAACTGATCGACAAGTTGGTGTCGGAAACTCAGGAAACAATGTCACTGCGTCAAAATTCCACCGATACGGGCGTACAGCGTCTCCTTGATGATGCGGAGAACTCAAAGCAGCTACTGCCGAAACTTCAGGAAGCCGTACGGTGTGAAATGCATCCGATTGAGGTGAAACTTGGACGGGTGGCGAGCGATTTGGGACATGTTATTCAAGCTTATCTTgag GAAACGATGGAGACAATGCTTAGGACGGGGGTAGACCAGTGCCCAAAATCACTCGGGAATCAGAATGTAATCAACGAACTAAGGAAGAACTGCCTGGAGAGACTCAATGTTTCAGAGGAATTCCTTACAAATTGCATCGTTAATAGTGCTGGAAGTgaaataatgaataaaatcag TGAAGTGGAACAAGCTCTTGCTGGTGTTATTGCCGATCGTGCCACAGATGAAGTTGTTGAGGCACTCACGAGGTACAGAAGGGGTCTAGGAATTGCAGATTCGCCACATTTAACCTACGATGATCTCAACACCCCCGATGTTCTCAGGAGTAGATCGAATCAA aattttaaagattccATTGGGCTAATGTCATTGGAGACTCATCATGGTTTGGATCTTCCGAAATTGGGACTCGATTCACCCACT GCAACGCCCCATTTGACGTCGAAACGGCGGTCAATTGCGAAGAAGGTGCGCCCACAGTCAGTGGTGGGTTTGGGCATTGAGAATCTGAGTTTGGGGCACATACCGGACTTGCTGGAGTCTCCTGTGTCCCATAGGGGTGGCGTACGCGATAAGACAGATGAGAATTGCGATTCAATCACAGAGCTGCCGAGTGCATCGCTGCAGTTGCAGCATTTGGTGAAGGGGCGTCCAAAGAGGGCAAAGACGCGAGCCCCAACGCGCCCCCTGCTGCAGGAGCACACAACTCACGGGGATGGGCTGGAGCAATTCTTTAGACCTGGCTCCGTGACACCCACCACCAATACACCCCTTGTGAGTCCCACGTCGGAGGAATGCAGCTCACTGAGTTTTGTGGATAGTCCCACAATGAGTAGggatgaaaatgggaaattctgCATGACATCCGGGGAGACAACACCAATTCTCGAGGAGAGGCGTGCTGTGAAGCTGGAAAGGAGTTCCCCACTAATGAAGGGTGTTGCGTGGACACCACGTTCGCGGTCAACGGATAATCTGGAGAAATGCTCACCGGTTATTGGACGGAAGAGCCCATTGGTGAAGATGAATACAGATGCAAGCCCAACAGCTGCTGGGCAGATGCAGCAACAGATTGTGAATCATGAGACTGAGGAAAGACTGATCCCGCCAGTTAATCACGATGGCAACAAACTCAGGTCACCCAGCAATGAGTCCATTAAGAGTCACGTGGCGGATCTTAAAACAACCCCCGGCAATGGGATTGTTAAGACACCGCTAATTAGCCCAAAACCCCGACCGTGGTCAGTGGCTGGCAATGAAGCCAAGTCTGATTATGGAAGTGGGAGTGATTCCACAAAAACTACTCCCGATGGCATAGATAATG ATGTGGATGTTGTTCCAATTGTCGGACAAGCTCCTGGTGGCTCTATTGTTGGCATAAGCCCGGGTATTGGCCTTGGTGGAGGAAGTATCGTGGGAATTACCCCGGGAGCTGCCTTGGAAAGGAAATCCGTACGAGATATGGCTGCAGGATTGAATCGTCTTGGAG GAGACGTTAGTTGA
- the LOC129792362 gene encoding F-actin-uncapping protein LRRC16A isoform X2: protein MAEFLNNLRGKFLGDQVLSSSKQISEADECREMEYNVMLMRDAEKNLREIFNKLLKGDETESVKALLGRHTKILVKYIVKLETKGDKTENRVLVFTPVRIYLLIAKVPTKIDCHFHYLDIQSIESKRPTHFSITTNERTYSFVTTGDAVNFSSNADVILTDLTSSIKQIFPTVPLKYIIRKIDVQPTERETIFSDELRPSDPRNLGPCGGFSTQYACMCDYHGVPYREEVAWDIDTIYLSHDTRILNLRDFDHLEPKDLMAIISALEYNTFFRGLKVSHTRLSNESLDRILHVLRRSMWLEELHLEALGLRSDFLHKLAVSVITNNNPALRTIDLSHNVIEDKGATSLCALVGKLVQGAIHLAGPIAKVSKGLCKLSLSHCGLTAKGVNQIAHSLSLNQSISNSLTYLDLSGNNLKDDINNLYNFLAQPNVLEHLNISATDTTLENLFGALLRGCGTHLAHLNVSHNSFNTKKGKEIPPSFKQFFTSSLSLKHINISYCKLPMEALKHLLLGLACNESTAGLYLDLSCNQLGSQGAHVLESCIHGVRVLQSLDISDNNLDAEMSSVLTAIGKNPSIKSLHMSRSFTGMKVKHIASVMEALVALVQKDDFPLTELILSENKLRNDIHNFINALGSNQSLQMLDISGNLMGDIGARLLAKALQINNKLRTISMDRNNITLQGYSDIVYALENNYSMKTIPFPVFDIAPSLKNHPEKTDSVMRRMQELLQRNGNGLKRSNGQGFRLQHGFLLSSTHQLIDKLVSETQETMSLRQNSTDTGVQRLLDDAENSKQLLPKLQEAVRCEMHPIEVKLGRVASDLGHVIQAYLEETMETMLRTGVDQCPKSLGNQNVINELRKNCLERLNVSEEFLTNCIVNSAGSEIMNKISEVEQALAGVIADRATDEVVEALTRYRRGLGIADSPHLTYDDLNTPDVLRSRSNQNFKDSIGLMSLETHHGLDLPKLGLDSPTATPHLTSKRRSIAKKVRPQSVVGLGIENLSLGHIPDLLESPVSHRGGVRDKTDENCDSITELPSASLQLQHLVKGRPKRAKTRAPTRPLLQEHTTHGDGLEQFFRPGSVTPTTNTPLVSPTSEECSSLSFVDSPTMSRDENGKFCMTSGETTPILEERRAVKLERSSPLMKGVAWTPRSRSTDNLEKCSPVIGRKSPLVKMNTDASPTAAGQMQQQIVNHETEERLIPPVNHDGNKLRSPSNESIKSHVADLKTTPGNGIVKTPLISPKPRPWSVAGNEAKSDYGSGSDSTKTTPDGIDNDVDVVPIVGQAPGGSIVGISPGIGLGGGSIVGITPGAALERKSVRDMAAGLNRLGVVDPSKKPLPVPRKSNNFSNNNNSSSVNMNATNDVNVEESPSSPSVDAAKSESVRKIAGKNISTLFEETLVEGLQKSYLRQTVYKETQYTKDDSVDV from the exons AAAGTGTCAAAGCACTTCTTGGACGTCATACAAAAATTCTGGTCAAATATATTGTGAAATTGGAAACGAAAGGTGACAAGACAGAAAACAGGGTACTG GTTTTTACACCAGTTCGAATATACTTGCTGATTGCCAAGGTGCCCACAAAAATAGACTGCCATTTCCATTATTTAGATATTCAATCAATTGAAAGCAAGAGGCCAAcacatttttcaattacaaCCAATGAACGAACTTATTCCTTCGTGACAACTGGCGATGCAGTTAATTTCAGCTCT AATGCCGATGTAATTCTCACTGATTTAACATCGTCAATAAAACAGATTTTCCCAACAGTTCCTCTCAAATACATCATAAGAAAG ATTGATGTACAACCGACAGAACGTGAAACGATATTCTCAGACGAATTGAGGCCGTCGGATCCGAGAAATTTGGGTCCATGTGGTGGCTTTAGCACGCAATATGCGTGTATGTGTGATTATCACGGTGTCCCCTacag gGAGGAAGTTGCATGGGATATTGACACAATCTATCTATCGCACGATACGAGAATACTGAATTTACGGGATTTTGATCATTTAGAACCAaa GGACTTGATGGCGATAATATCAGCCTTGGAATATAATACATTCTTCCGTGGATTAAAAGTTTCCCATACGCGCCTTTCCAATGAATCACTCGATAGAATCCTTCATGTTTTGCGACGTTCAATGTGGCTGGAGGAACTACATTTGGAAGCTTTAGGACTTCG GTCTGACTTTCTTCATAAGCTGGCTGTATCTGTGATCACCAATAATAATCCGGCTCTTCGTACCATTGATTTAAGTCACAATGTTATCGAGGATAAag GTGCAACCTCCCTGTGCGCCCTTGTGGGGAAATTAGTGCAAG GCGCCATCCACTTAGCTGGGCCAATAGCCAAAGTTTCCAAGGGACTCTGCAAATTATCCCTGTCACATTGTGGATTAACAGCAAAGGGTGTTAATCAAATTGCCCATTCTCTCTCCCTCAATCAGAGTATTTCTAATTCACTGACCTATTTGGATCTCAGTGGGAATAATTTGAAAGATGACATTAAT AATTTGTACAATTTCCTTGCTCAACCGAATGTTTTGgaacatttaaatatttccgcAACAGACACCACCCTTGaaaat CTCTTTGGTGCTCTGCTACGGGGATGTGGAACACACTTGGCACACCTAAATGTATCACACAACTCGTTCAATACGAAGAAAGGCAAAGAAATCCCACCGTCATTTAAGCAGTTTTTTACGAGTTCCCTCAGTTTGAAACACATTAATATATCCTACTGTAAACTACCCATGGAAGCTCTCAA ACACCTCCTCTTGGGTTTAGCGTGCAATGAGTCCACAGCTGGCCTGTATTTAGACCTAAGTTGCAATCAATTGGGCTCACAGGGAGCTCATGTACTCGAGTCATGTATCCACGGGGTGCGTGTGCTGCAGAGTCTAGACATTAGCGACAATA ATTTGGACGCCGAAATGTCGTCCGTTCTCACGGCAATTGGGAAGAATCCATCAATAAAGAGTTTGCACATGTCCCGGAGTTTTACGGGGATGAAAGTGAAGCATATTGCATCTGTGATGGAGGCTCTTGTGGCACTTGTGCAGAAGGATGATTTCCCATTGACGGAATTAATTTTGTCTGAGAATAAATTGCGCAATgatattcacaattttatcaATGCACTCGGTAGCAATCAATCCCTGCAGATGCTGGACATCAGTGGGAATCTCATGGGAGACATTGGGGCGCGTCTTCTTGCCAAAGCACTCCAGATAAACAATAAACTCCGCACAATTTCAATGGATCGCAACAATATCACCCTTCAGGGCTACTCAGACATTGTCTATGCCCTGGAGAATAATTATAGCATGAAGACAATCCCATTTCCGGTGTTTGACATTGCGCCGAGTCTCAAGAATCATCCCGAGAAGACGGATAGTGTCATGAGGCGGATGCAGGAGCTACTGCAGAGGAATGGGAATGGCCTAAAGAGGAGCAATGGGCAGGGTTTCCGGCTGCAGCATGGCTTCCTGCTGTCCTCGACGCATCAACTGATCGACAAGTTGGTGTCGGAAACTCAGGAAACAATGTCACTGCGTCAAAATTCCACCGATACGGGCGTACAGCGTCTCCTTGATGATGCGGAGAACTCAAAGCAGCTACTGCCGAAACTTCAGGAAGCCGTACGGTGTGAAATGCATCCGATTGAGGTGAAACTTGGACGGGTGGCGAGCGATTTGGGACATGTTATTCAAGCTTATCTTgag GAAACGATGGAGACAATGCTTAGGACGGGGGTAGACCAGTGCCCAAAATCACTCGGGAATCAGAATGTAATCAACGAACTAAGGAAGAACTGCCTGGAGAGACTCAATGTTTCAGAGGAATTCCTTACAAATTGCATCGTTAATAGTGCTGGAAGTgaaataatgaataaaatcag TGAAGTGGAACAAGCTCTTGCTGGTGTTATTGCCGATCGTGCCACAGATGAAGTTGTTGAGGCACTCACGAGGTACAGAAGGGGTCTAGGAATTGCAGATTCGCCACATTTAACCTACGATGATCTCAACACCCCCGATGTTCTCAGGAGTAGATCGAATCAA aattttaaagattccATTGGGCTAATGTCATTGGAGACTCATCATGGTTTGGATCTTCCGAAATTGGGACTCGATTCACCCACT GCAACGCCCCATTTGACGTCGAAACGGCGGTCAATTGCGAAGAAGGTGCGCCCACAGTCAGTGGTGGGTTTGGGCATTGAGAATCTGAGTTTGGGGCACATACCGGACTTGCTGGAGTCTCCTGTGTCCCATAGGGGTGGCGTACGCGATAAGACAGATGAGAATTGCGATTCAATCACAGAGCTGCCGAGTGCATCGCTGCAGTTGCAGCATTTGGTGAAGGGGCGTCCAAAGAGGGCAAAGACGCGAGCCCCAACGCGCCCCCTGCTGCAGGAGCACACAACTCACGGGGATGGGCTGGAGCAATTCTTTAGACCTGGCTCCGTGACACCCACCACCAATACACCCCTTGTGAGTCCCACGTCGGAGGAATGCAGCTCACTGAGTTTTGTGGATAGTCCCACAATGAGTAGggatgaaaatgggaaattctgCATGACATCCGGGGAGACAACACCAATTCTCGAGGAGAGGCGTGCTGTGAAGCTGGAAAGGAGTTCCCCACTAATGAAGGGTGTTGCGTGGACACCACGTTCGCGGTCAACGGATAATCTGGAGAAATGCTCACCGGTTATTGGACGGAAGAGCCCATTGGTGAAGATGAATACAGATGCAAGCCCAACAGCTGCTGGGCAGATGCAGCAACAGATTGTGAATCATGAGACTGAGGAAAGACTGATCCCGCCAGTTAATCACGATGGCAACAAACTCAGGTCACCCAGCAATGAGTCCATTAAGAGTCACGTGGCGGATCTTAAAACAACCCCCGGCAATGGGATTGTTAAGACACCGCTAATTAGCCCAAAACCCCGACCGTGGTCAGTGGCTGGCAATGAAGCCAAGTCTGATTATGGAAGTGGGAGTGATTCCACAAAAACTACTCCCGATGGCATAGATAATG ATGTGGATGTTGTTCCAATTGTCGGACAAGCTCCTGGTGGCTCTATTGTTGGCATAAGCCCGGGTATTGGCCTTGGTGGAGGAAGTATCGTGGGAATTACCCCGGGAGCTGCCTTGGAAAGGAAATCCGTACGAGATATGGCTGCAGGATTGAATCGTCTTGGAG TTGTTGATCCAAGTAAAAAACCACTTCCTGTGCCCAGAAAATCCAATAACTTCAGCAATAACAATAATAGCAGTAGTGTTAATATGAATGCAACGAATGATGTGAATGTAGAGGAAAGTCCTTCTAGTCCTTCAGTGGATGCTGCCAAATCTGAATCCGTCCGCAAAATtgctggcaaaaatatttccactCTCTTTGag GAGACGTTAGTTGAAGGACTCCAGAAATCCTACCTCCGTCAAACAGTCTACAAGGAAACGCAATATACCAAGGATGATTCGGTTGATGTCTAG